One window of Candidatus Manganitrophaceae bacterium genomic DNA carries:
- a CDS encoding IS30 family transposase, giving the protein ITYDNGREFTDHKGMAKDLETRIYFAHPYAPWGRGLNENTNGLIRQYFPKHRDLTTVTNKTQPPPKKITGI; this is encoded by the coding sequence GATCACCTACGATAATGGCCGGGAATTTACCGACCACAAAGGCATGGCCAAGGACCTGGAAACCCGGATATACTTTGCTCATCCGTATGCCCCTTGGGGGCGTGGTTTAAACGAAAATACCAATGGATTAATCCGACAGTATTTTCCCAAACACAGGGATCTGACCACCGTGACCAACAAAACTCAACCACCCCCCAAGAAAATCACTGGGATTTAG